A single window of Crassostrea angulata isolate pt1a10 chromosome 8, ASM2561291v2, whole genome shotgun sequence DNA harbors:
- the LOC128160947 gene encoding uncharacterized protein LOC128160947, producing MQCITEFKNSRKTMPKRALEGRSTKRRRPAKVPRNDDLSLQAEPVSDEPVSRAEPVSSDAINYDLLAAAILRQSQTLSQNQTNSSDTTMDILQPCVQNQGDIEAHAHPMASQQTTTSTVSDNQPQQNIADLVSALLQQDGQGSFSRNTSFTQTTNKNPSGSSLYLTNSAKRILQASLAPATRKAYLHSWHIFLE from the exons AAAAACCATGCCTAAGCGGGCTTTAGAGGGGCGGTCAACAAAAAGGAGGCGACCGGCAAAAGTACCACGAAATGATGACTTAAGTCTTCAAGCAGAACCAGTGTCTGATGAACCAGTGTCTCGTGCAGAACCAGTGTCGAGTGATGCTATTAATTACGACTTATTAGCTGCAGCAATCTTAAGACAATCCCAAACTTTGTCCCAAAACCAGACAAATTCGAGTGATACCACCATGGATATCCTGCAGCCATGTGTTCAAAACCAGGGTGATATCGAAGCCCACGCCCATCCAATGGCAAGTCAGCAAACAACAACATCAACAGTTAGTGACAACCAGCCTCAGCAAAATATTGCAGACTTAGTTAGTGCGTTATTACAACAAGACGGTCAAG GAAGCTTTTCAAGAAACACCTCATTTACACAGACAACAAACAAAAATCCCAGTGGATCTTCTTTATATTTGACAAACTCTGCAAAAAGAATTCTACAGGCTTCCTTAGCTCCTGCAACAAGGAAAGCATATCTACATTCATGGCATATTTTCCTTGAATAG